The Bernardetia sp. genome has a segment encoding these proteins:
- the obgE gene encoding GTPase ObgE, producing the protein MDSPNFIDYVKLFLRSGKGGAGSTHFRREKHVPLGGPDGGDGGRGGHIILRANAQLWTLLHLRYQKHVFAQDGENGSGQKSYGKQGEDTILEVPLGTVVKDAETGEKVAEVLEDGQEVIILHGGRGGLGNFHFRNSINQAPEYSQPGEPFTEGWFTLELKVLADVGLVGFPNAGKSTLLSVISAAKPKIANYAFTTLVPNLGVVPYRDHRSFVVADIPGIIEGAAEGKGLGVRFLRHIERNSMLLFVISADAKNIKEEYDILVGELEKYNPELLDKKRFLAISKMDLIDDELKSMLEPDLPKDIPHLFISAVTQANLDILKDKIWENLQR; encoded by the coding sequence TTGGATTCTCCTAACTTCATAGATTACGTAAAATTATTTCTTCGTTCTGGCAAAGGTGGTGCTGGTTCTACACATTTTCGCAGAGAAAAACACGTTCCACTAGGAGGTCCTGATGGTGGAGATGGTGGACGTGGAGGTCATATTATTCTTCGTGCTAATGCTCAACTTTGGACACTTCTACATTTGCGCTACCAAAAACACGTTTTTGCACAAGATGGAGAAAACGGAAGTGGACAGAAAAGTTATGGAAAACAAGGCGAAGACACTATTTTAGAAGTTCCGTTGGGAACAGTTGTAAAAGATGCCGAAACAGGAGAAAAAGTAGCCGAAGTATTGGAAGACGGACAAGAAGTTATCATTCTACACGGAGGACGAGGAGGTTTAGGCAATTTTCATTTTCGCAATTCTATCAATCAAGCTCCTGAATATTCTCAACCAGGAGAGCCTTTTACAGAAGGTTGGTTTACGCTAGAACTAAAGGTTTTGGCAGATGTGGGTTTGGTAGGCTTTCCAAATGCAGGAAAATCAACACTGCTTTCTGTGATTTCGGCAGCCAAGCCAAAAATTGCAAATTATGCTTTTACTACGCTTGTTCCTAATTTGGGAGTAGTTCCTTACCGAGACCACCGTTCGTTTGTGGTAGCAGATATTCCAGGGATTATTGAAGGAGCAGCAGAAGGAAAAGGCTTAGGAGTGCGTTTTTTGAGACATATTGAGAGAAATTCTATGCTTTTGTTTGTCATTTCGGCAGATGCAAAAAATATCAAAGAAGAGTATGATATTTTGGTAGGTGAGCTAGAAAAATACAATCCAGAATTGTTAGATAAAAAACGCTTTTTAGCTATTTCAAAAATGGATTTGATAGACGATGAGTTAAAGTCTATGCTAGAACCTGATTTGCCAAAAGACATTCCTCACCTTTTTATCTCAGCAGTTACACAGGCTAATTTAGATATATTGAAAGATAAAATTTGGGAGAATTTGCAAAGGTAG
- a CDS encoding nuclear transport factor 2 family protein, which yields MLFYKKFILSFIFVVFLGSTVIAQSPIDSLSETDKEVILPIEQLFEGMLKGDSSLIRQAFYENANLKTVIKDKNDNIVLRVDSLENLLNAVATPHEKPYREKILSYEIKTDENLAQVWTPYKFYVGETFSHCGANAFHLIKTKEGWKIISITDTRHREGCE from the coding sequence ATGTTATTTTATAAAAAATTTATTCTCAGTTTTATTTTTGTCGTCTTTTTAGGAAGTACTGTCATAGCACAAAGCCCAATAGATTCACTTTCAGAAACAGATAAAGAAGTAATTTTACCTATCGAACAACTTTTTGAAGGAATGCTAAAAGGCGATAGTAGCCTTATCCGACAAGCATTTTATGAAAATGCAAATCTCAAAACGGTTATTAAAGACAAAAATGACAACATAGTTTTGAGAGTAGATTCTTTAGAAAACTTACTAAACGCTGTAGCTACTCCTCACGAAAAACCGTACAGAGAAAAAATATTGAGCTATGAAATTAAGACAGATGAAAACTTAGCACAGGTTTGGACACCCTACAAATTTTACGTAGGCGAAACATTTAGCCATTGTGGAGCAAATGCGTTTCACCTAATAAAAACAAAAGAGGGTTGGAAAATTATAAGTATCACAGATACTCGCCATAGAGAAGGGTGTGAATAG